Within the Micromonospora citrea genome, the region CGGCTTCCAGACCGCTGAGGTGAGCGGCGTCAAGCTCGTCGTCACCGAGCCGAGCCGGTTCGTGCACCGGCAGCTCTGGGTGACCGGCCTGCTCGGCCTCTTCGGCGCCCCCGAGCCCTATTACGCTGGCGCGCCGACCCCGGAGGTCCTCCCCGGCGCCTGACCGGCCGGTGGCCGGGCCACTTCAGTCGCCGCCGAGGCCCGACAGGTCGACGTCCGCCACCTCGGTGACCGCGCGGATCGCCGTCACCGAGGCGTACCCGTCGGCCAGCAGGGCCAGGTCGGTGCCGGGCTGCACCGCCTGCCCGGGCTCCTCCAGGGACGTGCGCACGAAGCCGTGGCCGGACTCCGCCACCGTCATCTGCACCTGGCCGAAGCTGGCCAGCGTGCCCCGGCGCACCCCGCGCAGCCGGCCGTGCGGCAGGTCCGGCGCGTTGACGTTCAGCACGCTCTCCACCGGCCCGGCGGTGAGCCGGGGCAGCAGGTCCAGGGCGACCCGGGCGGCGGTCGACCAGTGCCGCTCGGCGTCGCGTACCCGGGCGGCGGCGGCCACGGCGGCGCCCCCGCTGGCGGCCGTCGCCTCCCCGGCCGAGAGCACGTCGAGGGAGACGGCCATCGCCCGGCAGCCGTTCGCCGCGGCGGTGAAGGCGGCGCCGACGGTGCCGGAGTGCAGCACGGCGCGGCCGGCGTTCGCGCCCCGGTTGATGCCGGAGAGCACCACGGTCGGCGGCGGCCCGAACGCGCCGTGCACCGCGATCAGCGCGATGAAGCCGGGCGAGCCCCCCACCCCGAACGCCGGCACCTCCGGCAGTTCCGGCAGCGGGTGCTCGTGGACCACCACGTGCCCGTTCCGCTCCACGGCGGTCATCGCGGCGCTGGTGCCGCTCGCCTCCTCCAGGGGAGCGGCGACGACCACGTCGAGACCCCGGTCCGCCGCCGCCCGGGCCAGCGCCTGGATGCCCGGCGCGGCGATCCCGTCGTCGTTGGTGACCAGCACGCGCAGCGTCATCGCTCGGCCGCCCGGTCGGCCAGCTCGTCGGGCGTCGTCCGCTCCTGCGGCCGGCTGCCGGCCGGCACGAGCCGCACCCGGTCGACCAGGCCGGTGATCGAGTCGAGCCGGCCGGTGCCCAGGCCGTGCCGGGTCACGTTCAGCGCGCCGGCCGCCGCCCCGGTCCGGATCGCGGTGCGCACGTCGCCGCCCCGGGCGACCACGGCGGCCACCCCGGCCGTCATCGAGTCGCCCGCCCCGCGCGGGTCGGCGGCCTGCAGGCGGGGCATCTCCACCTCGAACACCTCGCCGTCGACCAGGGCCAGCGCCGGCTCGTCGGCCCGGCTCACCACGACGTTCTCGGCGCCGCCCGCGTGCAGGTCGTACATCGCCCGGGTGAGCTGCTCCTCGTCGTCGCCGGCGGCCCGACCGTCAGCGATCAGCTCCTCGTGGCTGACCTTGAGGAAGAAGACGCCGCTGTCCAGCACCGCGGTGAGGTGCTCGCCGGCCAGGTCGACCACCACCCGGCCGCCGTTGGCGCCGAGGTCGGCGGCGAAGCGCCGGTAGAGGTCGGCGGGCACCAGCGAGGGCTCGTTCGGCCCGCTCAGCACGCTGACCGGGGCGCGCAGCCCTTCGCCGAGCGCCAGGTTGTAGAGCTCGTCCAACTCGTGCCGGCTGAGCGGTTGGCCCGGCACGTCCACGACCTCCCGCCGGGACCCCTCGCGCCGGTCGTGCACGTACCCGCCGCTGCCCGAGTCCCGCAGCACCACCTTGAGGTCGACCCCCTCGCTGACCAGCAGTGGCTCCAGCACCTGGCCGATCTCGCCGCCCAGGGCGGTGCAGAGGACCACGTCGACGCCGAGCGACATCACCATCCGGGCCTGCCAGACGCCCTGGCCGCCGGGGTGCAGGTGCAGCTCCGGGGCGTCGCTGGGCTGGTCGACGGTCACCGTCAGCCGGGGCGTGGGCGCGAAGACCATCACGTGCCCGCTCATCCGTCGTACCCGTTCATGCTCCCGCCCTCCGTCGACCGACACGCGTCGTGACCTGTCAGCAGCCGACGGTAGTCGCAGAGGTGGGTGAGCGGTCGACATCCGCGCGGGTGCCGGCGCGCCGTTGCCACGGTGCCGCGCGTGCGCGACGATCGGGCGACGGCGTCGGCGACGGTGGGGAGGCCGGGTGCTCAGGCGAGGTTCCTTCAGCTACACCGTCCAGGCGCGCTGCTCGCCGGCCGAGGCCGCCGGCCTGCTAGCGGACCCGGCCCGACAGGAGGAACTGCACCCGCTGATCGTCCGGGTCCGCCGGGTGGCGCCGCCCCGACCCGGCGCGCGGGCGAGCTATCTCATCACCGACCGGCTGGCCGCGGGGCCGCTGCGCCTGCCGGTCACCTACCGGGCCGACGTCCTGGCCGACGGGCCCGACGAGATCGTCACCGTGGCGCGGCAGTGGCCGGCCACCACCGTGCGCAACCGGACCCGGCTGCGCGCCGAGCCGGACGGCGTCGTCCGGATAGAGGTCGAGATCACCCTCGAGGCGCCCGCGCCGCTCTTCGGCTACGCCTTCCGCCAGGCGCGCGCCGCGCACCTGGGGCTGGCCGCCCGGCTCGGTGCCGCCCTGGACCGCCGCCCGCCCGACTGACGGCACGCCACCGGGCCGCCCGGCCCGGGACGCTCGGGCAGCCCGGACGGAACAGCCGGGCGCCCGGCCCGGGCCGGGGGGACCGGCCGTACGCGCGGCGCGGCCCCGGCGACCCGACGGGCGGGTCACCGGGGCCGGGTGCGTCAGTAGACCGACAGGTGCACGTGGTTGGTGTGGTCGCTGGACGGGTCGCCGTTGGCGCCGCTGTACGACTTCCACCCGCTGCTGGGCAGCCAGATCTGCCTGTACCAGATCACGTAGAGCACGGCGAGCCGGTCGGCGTTCTTCACGAAGTACGTCGCCAGGTTGTTGCCGTACGTCCGGTCGCCGCCCGTGGCGTCGCCGCCGAACCCGCTCTTCTGCGCGGCGAAGTCGCAGGCCCGGCCCTTCGGGTGCTCCCCGGAACCGCCGGGGCGGTAGCAGGAGACGTAGCGGGTGAAGCCGGCCGCCTTGGCCTGGTTGAGCGCGTGCAGGGTGCGCGGGGTGATGCAGCCGTTGGCGGGGGTGGGGTCGTTGACGCTGCACGACTCGGACGGCCAGGAGCCGTCGGAGTTGCGCGGCGCCGGCTTCGCCGTCGCGGTCGAGGTGCCGCGCGGCGCGCCGCCGCTCCCGCCGGACTGCTGCCGGTTGGCCACCGTCAGCGCCCGCTCGGCCTGCTCCTTGCGCTTGGCCATCAGCGTGACCTGCTTGCGCTGCTCGCGGATCTCGCCGTCGAGCGCGAGCTTGGTGCGGACGGCCGTGTCGCGGGTCTCCTGGAGTTCGCGCAGCGCGCGGTCCTCGTTGGCGGCCACCGCGTCGAGGGCGGCGGCCCGATCCATGAAGCCGTCCGGCGAGTTGCT harbors:
- the surE gene encoding 5'/3'-nucleotidase SurE, which codes for MTLRVLVTNDDGIAAPGIQALARAAADRGLDVVVAAPLEEASGTSAAMTAVERNGHVVVHEHPLPELPEVPAFGVGGSPGFIALIAVHGAFGPPPTVVLSGINRGANAGRAVLHSGTVGAAFTAAANGCRAMAVSLDVLSAGEATAASGGAAVAAAARVRDAERHWSTAARVALDLLPRLTAGPVESVLNVNAPDLPHGRLRGVRRGTLASFGQVQMTVAESGHGFVRTSLEEPGQAVQPGTDLALLADGYASVTAIRAVTEVADVDLSGLGGD
- a CDS encoding 1-phosphofructokinase family hexose kinase, encoding MSGHVMVFAPTPRLTVTVDQPSDAPELHLHPGGQGVWQARMVMSLGVDVVLCTALGGEIGQVLEPLLVSEGVDLKVVLRDSGSGGYVHDRREGSRREVVDVPGQPLSRHELDELYNLALGEGLRAPVSVLSGPNEPSLVPADLYRRFAADLGANGGRVVVDLAGEHLTAVLDSGVFFLKVSHEELIADGRAAGDDEEQLTRAMYDLHAGGAENVVVSRADEPALALVDGEVFEVEMPRLQAADPRGAGDSMTAGVAAVVARGGDVRTAIRTGAAAGALNVTRHGLGTGRLDSITGLVDRVRLVPAGSRPQERTTPDELADRAAER
- a CDS encoding SRPBCC family protein, which translates into the protein MLRRGSFSYTVQARCSPAEAAGLLADPARQEELHPLIVRVRRVAPPRPGARASYLITDRLAAGPLRLPVTYRADVLADGPDEIVTVARQWPATTVRNRTRLRAEPDGVVRIEVEITLEAPAPLFGYAFRQARAAHLGLAARLGAALDRRPPD
- a CDS encoding coiled-coil domain-containing protein, which gives rise to MAPVRRRAARMAALIAATLALGAAVAPVTASPAAATPRAGLPAAAPGQDAEGGTPALRAQLEAASKGYLDAKRALDTSVKRQKQLTAQLKTTETELAERSEKVGEIAGLAYRTGRLGAASALLNSNSPDGFMDRAAALDAVAANEDRALRELQETRDTAVRTKLALDGEIREQRKQVTLMAKRKEQAERALTVANRQQSGGSGGAPRGTSTATAKPAPRNSDGSWPSESCSVNDPTPANGCITPRTLHALNQAKAAGFTRYVSCYRPGGSGEHPKGRACDFAAQKSGFGGDATGGDRTYGNNLATYFVKNADRLAVLYVIWYRQIWLPSSGWKSYSGANGDPSSDHTNHVHLSVY